The Deltaproteobacteria bacterium genomic interval CCTGGCCCAAAAAGGGGCCAACGGAGTGGTGCTTCTGGAAAAAGGAATGCTCGGGGAAGGCTCTACGGCCAAATGCGCCGGTGGCATTCGGGCCCAATTTTCTACGGAGATAAATATTCGCTTTTCTCTGAAAAGCTT includes:
- a CDS encoding FAD-dependent oxidoreductase — protein: MEKTAEIIMIGGGIIGASIAYHLAQKGANGVVLLEKGMLGEGSTAKCAGGIRAQFSTEINIRFSLKS